One window from the genome of Spirosoma rhododendri encodes:
- the porV gene encoding type IX secretion system outer membrane channel protein PorV, with protein sequence MKRKFFRILLGICSPIFVVATAQAQQKVNLAGQALNVPTAAVPFLNFTPDARSGALGEAGVALGDADASAIFWNPSKLVFAKQKAGAVVSYTPWLRELIGDMYYTNLAAYSKLGKNSVIGGSLVYFDLGTVNFTTANGTQAGTFNSREYALTASYSQRLSQNFSLGVNLKYLNSNLAAGASAYGLQPGATAAADIGAFYRNEVRDNSTGKGLGWAFGAMLSNLGGRLNYGGLQRYYIPTNLRLGTTVTYYADQYNKFNFLVDFNKLMVPTPNGSANTNNYFSSVFGSFADAPGGFSEELKEITISSGVEYWYNEQFAVRAGYFNESAQKGGRKYVTTGIGLRLAQQFGVDFSYLLPVQQGNPLANTFRLSLIVNFPSRTVGNNDVSVDENEE encoded by the coding sequence ATGAAGCGCAAATTTTTTCGTATTCTACTTGGCATTTGCAGTCCCATTTTCGTTGTCGCTACCGCTCAGGCGCAGCAGAAAGTAAACCTTGCCGGGCAGGCTCTTAACGTTCCCACCGCTGCCGTCCCGTTCCTGAATTTTACGCCCGATGCCCGGTCTGGTGCGCTGGGCGAAGCCGGAGTAGCCCTGGGCGATGCCGATGCGAGCGCTATCTTCTGGAATCCATCGAAGCTGGTATTTGCCAAGCAAAAGGCGGGTGCTGTCGTTTCGTATACCCCCTGGCTGCGCGAACTGATTGGCGACATGTACTACACCAACCTGGCTGCGTACTCCAAACTCGGCAAGAACTCCGTGATCGGCGGGTCGCTCGTGTACTTTGATCTGGGTACCGTCAACTTCACAACTGCCAACGGTACGCAGGCTGGTACGTTTAACTCACGCGAATACGCCCTGACGGCTTCGTATTCGCAACGGCTCTCGCAGAATTTTTCGCTGGGCGTAAACCTCAAATACCTGAATTCAAACCTGGCGGCCGGGGCTTCGGCCTACGGGCTGCAACCGGGTGCAACGGCTGCCGCCGACATCGGTGCATTCTACCGCAACGAAGTACGCGACAATTCAACCGGCAAAGGACTGGGCTGGGCGTTCGGCGCTATGCTGTCTAACCTCGGTGGGCGGCTGAACTACGGCGGTTTGCAGCGGTACTACATTCCGACCAACCTGCGTCTGGGAACGACCGTAACTTACTACGCCGATCAGTACAACAAATTCAACTTCCTGGTCGACTTCAACAAGCTGATGGTGCCGACGCCAAACGGGAGCGCCAACACCAACAACTACTTCAGTTCGGTATTCGGCTCGTTTGCCGATGCGCCGGGCGGGTTCAGTGAAGAACTGAAAGAGATCACGATTTCGAGCGGTGTTGAATACTGGTACAATGAGCAGTTTGCCGTACGGGCCGGTTATTTCAACGAATCAGCGCAGAAAGGCGGACGGAAATACGTAACGACTGGTATCGGTCTGCGGCTGGCGCAACAGTTCGGCGTCGACTTCTCGTACTTGTTGCCCGTACAGCAGGGTAACCCGCTGGCCAACACGTTCCGGCTCTCGCTGATCGTGAACTTCCCTAGCCGTACCGTTGGGAACAACGACGTCAGCGTCGACGAAAACGAAGAATAA
- the plsY gene encoding glycerol-3-phosphate 1-O-acyltransferase PlsY, producing MNVLIIIATTVVAYLLGSIPTAVWYGQGFFGVDVRQHGSGNAGATNTFRVLGKRAGTIVMLVDVMKGYTAATLSSILWFSDVITDGEILTFEIVFGIVAVLGHLYPIFAGFRGGKGVATLLGMVLAIHPEMALICIGIFLLVVIASQYVSLGSILAALAFPVLLLLQIFGEKESPLLIVFGFIMFLLVVLTHKKNIRRLLHGQESRTILIQLKKKRA from the coding sequence ATGAACGTTCTGATTATTATCGCCACTACGGTGGTCGCTTATCTGCTCGGATCAATTCCAACGGCAGTCTGGTACGGACAAGGGTTTTTCGGCGTCGATGTTCGACAACACGGCAGCGGTAACGCTGGTGCTACGAACACATTCCGCGTATTGGGTAAACGGGCCGGAACGATCGTGATGCTGGTCGACGTAATGAAAGGGTATACAGCCGCTACGCTGTCGTCCATTCTGTGGTTTTCTGACGTCATCACCGACGGCGAAATCCTGACATTTGAAATCGTATTTGGTATCGTTGCGGTGCTGGGCCACCTCTACCCAATTTTTGCTGGTTTTCGGGGCGGTAAGGGCGTGGCTACGCTGCTGGGCATGGTACTGGCTATTCATCCCGAAATGGCCCTGATCTGCATTGGAATCTTCCTGCTGGTAGTTATCGCGTCGCAGTACGTATCGCTCGGTTCGATTCTGGCCGCACTCGCTTTTCCGGTACTGCTGCTGCTGCAAATCTTCGGTGAAAAAGAAAGCCCGCTGTTGATTGTGTTCGGGTTCATCATGTTTCTGCTCGTGGTACTGACCCACAAAAAGAACATTCGCCGGTTGCTACACGGGCAGGAAAGCCGCACGATTCTGATTCAGCTAAAGAAGAAACGCGCGTAG
- a CDS encoding M16 family metallopeptidase: MLLDRTQPPAFQSIQNVSLPLLKPYTLDNGVRLNLIDIPSQPVLRLECIFDAGTWHEQAPTSGFFALKMLSEGTPGRTSAQISEYFDGYGAFLELNSGPDRSSVVVYCLTKFLPNVLPLLSEMITEPIFPQKELDDLRNITMQNLRINYEKNAYMAGVLFRAKVFGATHPYGRSQNPDAVEQLTQADVVAFYERVIKNRPFQILLAGQASEVEVDYINKTIGQLPITYDTLADVVIPPIPDATAPTLLEKEDSVQSSIRLGRRLFTRSHPDFFRMLVTNEVLGGYFGSRLMKNIREEKGFTYGISSNMPSFRRDGYFLIGTDVKRENTQETLDEIHKEIRQLQTEPVGTDELETVKNYMSGEFVGSLNTPFEIADRYKVILFDGLPADFLTTYIQHIRAVSPDDVMAMAKRYLNPDQLQEVIVGGK; the protein is encoded by the coding sequence ATGCTGCTTGACAGAACCCAACCACCCGCGTTTCAATCGATTCAAAACGTTAGTCTGCCATTACTGAAGCCGTATACACTCGACAATGGAGTAAGGCTCAACCTGATCGATATTCCCAGCCAGCCCGTACTGCGGCTGGAGTGCATTTTTGATGCGGGCACCTGGCATGAGCAGGCCCCGACGTCGGGGTTTTTTGCCTTGAAAATGCTTAGCGAAGGCACACCCGGGCGCACATCGGCCCAGATCAGCGAATATTTCGATGGCTACGGTGCCTTCCTCGAACTCAACAGTGGTCCCGATCGCTCCAGCGTGGTGGTGTACTGCCTGACGAAGTTCCTGCCGAACGTGCTGCCACTGCTGAGCGAGATGATTACTGAGCCGATATTTCCGCAGAAGGAACTGGACGATCTGCGTAACATCACGATGCAGAACCTGCGCATCAACTACGAGAAGAATGCGTACATGGCTGGTGTATTGTTCCGGGCGAAAGTGTTCGGGGCGACTCACCCCTACGGCCGCAGTCAGAACCCCGACGCTGTTGAGCAACTGACGCAGGCTGACGTTGTGGCTTTCTACGAGCGGGTTATCAAAAATCGCCCGTTTCAAATTCTGCTGGCTGGGCAGGCGTCGGAAGTAGAGGTCGACTACATCAACAAAACAATTGGTCAGTTACCGATCACGTACGATACGCTGGCCGATGTTGTCATTCCGCCCATTCCTGACGCGACGGCCCCGACGTTGTTAGAGAAAGAAGATAGTGTACAGTCGTCGATCCGTCTGGGCCGTCGGTTGTTTACGCGTTCACACCCCGATTTCTTCCGGATGCTGGTGACCAACGAAGTGCTGGGCGGGTATTTCGGCTCGCGGTTGATGAAGAATATCCGCGAGGAAAAGGGCTTCACCTACGGAATTTCGTCGAACATGCCTTCCTTCCGGCGCGACGGCTATTTCCTCATTGGCACCGATGTAAAGCGCGAAAACACGCAGGAAACGCTGGATGAAATCCACAAGGAAATCCGGCAGCTACAAACCGAGCCGGTGGGAACTGATGAACTCGAAACGGTAAAGAATTACATGTCGGGGGAGTTTGTCGGGTCGCTGAATACGCCGTTTGAAATTGCTGATCGCTACAAGGTTATCCTGTTTGATGGGCTACCGGCCGATTTCCTGACGACCTACATTCAGCACATCCGGGCCGTCAGTCCAGACGATGTTATGGCAATGGCAAAGCGGTACCTCAATCCCGATCAGTTGCAGGAGGTCATTGTAGGAGGAAAGTAG
- a CDS encoding DUF1207 domain-containing protein, producing the protein MTKRVLMLCLTIPMTLSALAQQAPKTTPPASRTLTPAEQRQKEKNDREIQRERQIRAEWLQKQREYEARQAEKERQKQARKAEKEGTVSPRPTTAPTPAPTPTVTTAPTPVTPPAAPKPSRREERERRKRETAPAVVAPQPAPAVAPTPDPVAPAKPERVRTERVKPDRVKTERVKRPRPAADTPVTDSAGNVIAGVDPAESRPRKEFLPRGHLFDPILLDPLEAQTYGSVLPLYLINSERYVGSIVPFAFGFNKPFYRRTTAPGRSEEIVLDLASFTQFEVYFDQTARYQRRQIMNNDYKVSIQYNLRRGANNYRFRVYHLSSHLGDDYIYRNRITAPTTNSVNYEQLDALYSRTIRDWRLYGGIGVTLRKPEERKPLSAQFGAFYKKPSQQAARLVGGVDVKFFQETEFRPGVHAGVGVEVGRTANNLTFMAETYSGFRPYSQFENQTVFWLGVGVYLNPF; encoded by the coding sequence ATGACCAAACGTGTACTGATGCTTTGCCTGACCATACCGATGACGTTATCGGCACTGGCTCAGCAGGCACCGAAAACCACCCCACCGGCCTCGCGTACGCTGACCCCAGCTGAACAGCGACAGAAAGAAAAGAATGACCGCGAAATACAGCGCGAACGGCAAATTCGGGCCGAATGGTTACAGAAGCAACGCGAATACGAAGCGCGGCAGGCAGAAAAAGAACGGCAGAAGCAGGCTCGTAAAGCGGAGAAAGAAGGCACGGTAAGCCCACGGCCAACCACGGCACCAACGCCCGCCCCAACACCGACGGTGACTACTGCCCCAACGCCAGTAACTCCTCCGGCCGCGCCAAAGCCGTCGCGTCGGGAAGAGCGCGAACGGCGGAAGCGGGAAACTGCACCAGCAGTTGTTGCCCCGCAGCCAGCTCCCGCTGTGGCACCTACCCCTGATCCGGTTGCGCCAGCTAAACCCGAACGGGTTCGGACGGAACGGGTCAAGCCAGACCGGGTAAAAACCGAGCGAGTAAAACGTCCTCGTCCGGCTGCCGATACGCCCGTTACCGACTCAGCAGGTAATGTCATCGCGGGTGTCGATCCGGCCGAAAGTCGCCCACGCAAAGAGTTTTTGCCGCGCGGACACCTGTTCGATCCTATTCTGCTCGATCCGCTTGAAGCGCAGACCTACGGCAGCGTATTGCCGCTGTATCTCATCAACAGCGAGCGGTACGTGGGTAGCATTGTGCCGTTTGCGTTTGGCTTTAATAAGCCATTCTACCGGCGCACCACCGCACCCGGTCGCTCAGAAGAGATTGTGCTTGATCTCGCGTCGTTCACTCAATTCGAGGTGTATTTCGATCAGACTGCCCGGTATCAGCGTCGGCAGATCATGAATAACGACTACAAGGTTAGTATTCAGTATAACCTGCGCCGTGGTGCCAACAACTACCGTTTCCGGGTATATCACCTGTCGTCGCACCTCGGCGATGACTACATCTACCGCAACCGGATTACGGCCCCGACCACGAATTCGGTGAACTACGAACAGCTCGACGCGCTGTATTCACGGACGATTCGCGACTGGCGTTTGTACGGTGGCATTGGCGTTACCCTGCGGAAGCCGGAAGAGCGTAAGCCGCTGAGCGCTCAGTTTGGTGCGTTCTATAAAAAACCGTCGCAACAGGCCGCCCGGCTGGTCGGTGGCGTCGACGTTAAGTTTTTTCAGGAAACCGAGTTCCGGCCGGGCGTTCACGCGGGTGTAGGGGTGGAGGTAGGCCGGACGGCCAACAACCTGACCTTCATGGCGGAAACCTACTCGGGCTTCCGGCCCTACAGCCAATTCGAGAACCAGACCGTTTTCTGGCTGGGCGTGGGTGTCTACCTGAACCCGTTCTGA
- a CDS encoding dipeptidase has product MTTYLEANKQRFLDELLELLRIPSVSADSAFNGDVRRAAEYVRDKLAAAGLDKAQLFETAGHPVVYAEKLIDPARPTVLVYGHYDVQPADPYELWQSPPFEPTIRNERIYARGACDDKGQFYMHIKAIETMLATDGLPCNVKVMIEGEEEVGSDHLGTFVAEKRDMLKADVILISDTSIISNETPSLETGLRGLSYVEVEVTGPNRDLHSGVYGGGVQNPVNALAKMIASLHDEQGRITIPGFYDTVADLSEAERAELAKAPFSLDDYKQDLNINDVAGEAGYSTNERTSIRPTLDVNGIWGGYTGEGAKTVLPSKAFAKISMRLVPNQTPDEITDLFTKHFTAIAPAGVTVQVRPHHGGLPYVTPTDSIEFEAASKAFEDAWGKKPIPTRGGGSIPIVALFERELGIKSILMGFGLDSDALHSPNESYGLFNFFKGIETIPYFYKNYAALKS; this is encoded by the coding sequence ATGACAACATACCTCGAAGCCAACAAACAACGCTTTCTGGACGAACTGCTTGAGCTACTTCGTATTCCGTCGGTGTCGGCGGATTCGGCGTTCAACGGCGACGTCCGCCGGGCGGCTGAATACGTCCGGGATAAACTGGCTGCGGCCGGGCTGGATAAAGCTCAATTGTTCGAAACCGCCGGGCATCCGGTTGTTTATGCCGAAAAACTGATCGACCCGGCCCGCCCGACGGTGCTGGTGTATGGCCACTACGACGTGCAACCTGCCGATCCCTACGAGCTCTGGCAGTCGCCCCCGTTCGAGCCGACGATTCGCAACGAGCGCATCTACGCGCGGGGAGCCTGCGACGATAAAGGGCAGTTCTACATGCACATCAAAGCCATCGAAACTATGCTGGCGACCGATGGCCTGCCCTGCAACGTGAAGGTGATGATCGAAGGCGAAGAGGAAGTTGGCTCCGATCATCTTGGTACGTTCGTGGCTGAGAAGCGCGACATGCTTAAAGCCGACGTTATCCTGATTTCTGATACGAGCATCATCTCCAACGAAACGCCGTCGCTCGAAACGGGTTTGCGCGGGCTGTCGTATGTAGAAGTTGAAGTAACCGGTCCCAACCGCGATCTGCATTCGGGCGTGTACGGCGGTGGGGTACAGAACCCGGTCAACGCACTGGCGAAAATGATCGCGTCGCTGCACGACGAGCAGGGGCGTATCACTATCCCCGGTTTCTACGATACTGTTGCCGACTTGAGCGAAGCCGAGCGGGCCGAGCTGGCGAAAGCCCCATTCAGCCTTGACGACTACAAGCAGGACCTGAACATAAACGACGTAGCGGGTGAAGCGGGTTATTCAACCAACGAACGCACATCGATTCGGCCAACGCTGGACGTGAACGGTATTTGGGGCGGCTACACGGGCGAAGGTGCCAAGACGGTATTGCCGTCGAAAGCGTTTGCAAAAATCAGTATGCGGCTGGTACCCAACCAAACACCCGACGAGATCACCGACCTGTTCACGAAGCATTTCACGGCTATCGCCCCGGCGGGCGTAACGGTGCAGGTACGGCCTCACCACGGCGGTCTGCCCTACGTGACACCCACGGACTCGATCGAGTTTGAAGCGGCCAGCAAAGCATTTGAAGATGCCTGGGGTAAGAAACCGATCCCGACGCGTGGTGGGGGCAGCATTCCCATCGTGGCCCTATTCGAGCGGGAACTGGGTATCAAATCGATTCTGATGGGTTTCGGGCTGGATAGCGACGCGTTGCATTCACCCAACGAAAGCTACGGCCTGTTCAACTTTTTCAAAGGGATCGAAACGATTCCGTATTTCTACAAAAACTACGCAGCGTTAAAATCGTAA